The Megalobrama amblycephala isolate DHTTF-2021 linkage group LG13, ASM1881202v1, whole genome shotgun sequence genome contains a region encoding:
- the LOC125243558 gene encoding E3 ubiquitin-protein ligase NHLRC1-like, whose translation MSETPVQPHMRAEDILAEIQANLLECKVCFEKFSIQKRDHTPRNLPCGHVLCLKCICALSHPVNQRLECPFCRKLLDVGSTSECRALTDLQELLLSEACPRLYDRVMGWTESLISGTLRLRSAFGGWGTIVNPLGMVVSETSGQIVLVHDGEKRVAVFSAQGTLLDGFGLYGHDPSDLCHPLDVALTKSGHVLVTDGGDQSVKVFTSKGRLVVAIRDSFRLPWGVDVDTRGCVFVTDAEMGTLSQVIIDFSRGVVLVNRVVFKDLTCPRTVASCKSTGNIAVVERFRAGFTASCLRIFNSDFVPLTQVDSFALNLKNSLSLSISSVVFDRNGDVIVGDVQNGMVWSLGKLQKTPVLTPLVSGLRRPVALAVTTLNVLVVLDGGDHAVKFYAADTDDLYCDKK comes from the coding sequence ATGTCCGAGACACCCGTCCAACCACATATGAGAGCAGAAGACATCCTAGCAGAGATCCAAGCAAACCTGCTGGAGTGCAAAGTGTGTTTTGAGAAGTTCTCCATTCAGAAGCGAGACCACACACCCCGAAATCTTCCCTGTGGCCACGTGCTGTGTCTCAAATGCATCTGTGCTCTTTCCCACCCTGTAAACCAAAGGCTGGAGTGTCCCTTCTGTAGGAAACTGCTGGATGTCGGCAGCACTTCTGAATGCCGTGCGCTCACCGATCTCCAGGAGCTTCTGCTGTCAGAAGCTTGTCCCAGGTTGTATGATAGGGTCATGGGATGGACTGAAAGCTTAATATCTGGGACGCTGCGTCTCCGTTCGGCCTTTGGAGGATGGGGAACGATTGTCAACCCTTTAGGGATGGTTGTTTCTGAAACATCAGGACAGATTGTTTTGGTGCACGATGGTGAGAAAAGAGTTGCCGTTTTTAGTGCGCAAGGAACTCTTTTGGACGGCTTTGGACTTTATGGACACGACCCGTCTGATTTATGTCACCCACTTGATGTTGCGTTGACCAAAAGTGGACATGTTTTGGTCACAGATGGTGGTGACCAATCAGTCAAAGTCTTCACTTCCAAAGGCCGTCTGGTGGTGGCCATCCGAGACTCGTTTCGGCTGCCGTGGGGTGTTGATGTGGACACCCGTGGATGTGTTTTTGTGACCGACGCTGAGATGGGAACACTTAGCCAGGTCATAATAGACTTTTCTCGTGGGGTAGTCCTAGTTAACAGAGTGGTTTTCAAAGATCTGACGTGTCCACGTACAGTAGCTTCATGCAAATCAACGGGAAACATCGCAGTTGTGGAGCGTTTTCGGGCCGGATTCACTGCTTCGTGTTTGAGAATATTCAATAGTGACTTTGTTCCTTTGACGCAGGTGGACAGTTTCGCTCTTAACTTGAAGAACTCTCTGAGTTTGTCTATATCTTCAGTGGTTTTCGATCGAAATGGAGATGTGATTGTAGGGGATGTGCAGAACGGGATGGTCTGGAGTTTGGGAAAGCTGCAGAAAACCCCTGTGCTGACTCCACTAGTGAGTGGACTGCGGCGTCCAGTGGCATTGGCTGTGACAACACTGAATGTGCTTGTCGTCTTGGACGGTGGAGATCATGCAGTCAAGTTCTATGCTGCAGACACAGATGACTTGTACTGTGATAAAAAATGA